The Limisphaerales bacterium genome includes a region encoding these proteins:
- a CDS encoding biopolymer transporter ExbD has translation MKLIAPQEESESRVDVAPLIDILFTLIIFFLVTSTFEKEEKEEKVQLPRHGGSSLTSKERPYYINVLQDGSYRVQGETVDLDHLRVKLIDRFKEKPEQRVVIRGDAKAFHGQTTAALAAAGQAGFPSANIAWDTSPIE, from the coding sequence ATGAAGTTAATTGCGCCACAGGAAGAATCAGAATCGCGGGTCGATGTCGCTCCGTTGATCGACATTCTGTTCACGCTGATTATTTTCTTTTTGGTCACCTCCACTTTTGAGAAAGAGGAGAAGGAAGAGAAAGTCCAACTGCCGCGTCACGGAGGATCGTCCTTAACAAGCAAAGAGCGCCCCTATTACATCAATGTCCTGCAGGACGGATCCTATCGCGTGCAGGGGGAGACTGTGGATTTGGATCACCTCCGTGTGAAACTCATTGACCGGTTCAAGGAAAAGCCCGAGCAACGGGTAGTGATTCGCGGTGACGCCAAGGCCTTTCACGGCCAAACGACTGCCGCTCTCGCCGCCGCCGGCCAAGCGGGGTTTCCTTCCGCGAATATTGCCTGGGATACCAGCCCCATCGAGTAA
- a CDS encoding MotA/TolQ/ExbB proton channel family protein, with protein sequence MEILKSSLLIGACSAAFLFVLPGLSAQPSNNPAGAGGETVNSTLVEEQPEQVSMEKKTLWELIKNGGLMMWPLALLALYGFFKAGVQVYVIILSNNEKRDETLMAHLNPHVMPFDDLKSEIESDISQRPQGAFPKICQAALARLYEGEGAVEDALTREGSMQMGRLKRGLKPLQSVVTVAPLLGLMGTVYGMIASFQSLGAAGDKVEILSKGIYEALVTTAAGLTIAIPFLFIYQWLNHRVDEIGENLNRQAEAFLGKFYPFGGGDTPEQDIQESSQTDSGFDNEAEATAETEPLVTDINVK encoded by the coding sequence ATGGAAATTCTTAAATCATCCTTACTCATCGGAGCGTGCTCCGCGGCCTTCCTGTTTGTCCTGCCCGGGCTTTCGGCCCAACCCAGCAACAATCCGGCAGGAGCGGGCGGAGAGACGGTGAATTCCACCCTCGTTGAGGAACAACCCGAGCAGGTGTCGATGGAAAAGAAAACTCTGTGGGAGTTGATCAAAAACGGCGGATTAATGATGTGGCCGCTGGCGCTTTTGGCTTTGTACGGTTTCTTCAAAGCGGGCGTGCAGGTGTACGTCATAATTTTATCGAATAACGAAAAACGCGATGAGACGTTAATGGCGCATTTGAATCCGCACGTGATGCCCTTTGATGATTTGAAAAGCGAAATCGAATCAGACATCAGTCAGCGCCCGCAAGGGGCTTTTCCAAAAATATGCCAGGCGGCGCTGGCGCGACTTTATGAAGGCGAAGGGGCGGTGGAAGATGCCTTGACCCGCGAAGGCTCAATGCAGATGGGCCGCCTCAAGCGCGGCTTGAAGCCCCTGCAAAGCGTGGTTACTGTGGCGCCGTTGCTGGGGTTAATGGGCACGGTGTACGGAATGATCGCTTCCTTCCAAAGCCTGGGCGCGGCAGGGGACAAAGTGGAGATTTTGTCCAAGGGCATTTACGAGGCCCTGGTCACCACTGCAGCGGGGCTGACGATTGCTATTCCGTTCCTGTTTATTTACCAATGGCTCAACCATCGGGTGGATGAAATTGGCGAAAATTTAAATCGACAAGCGGAGGCTTTCTTGGGAAAATTCTATCCCTTTGGAGGAGGAGATACGCCGGAACAGGACATCCAAGAAAGTTCGCAGACGGACTCGGGCTTCGATAATGAAGCGGAGGCAACTGCGGAAACCGAACCCTTGGTGACAGACATAAACGTGAAATGA
- a CDS encoding ThuA domain-containing protein: MKLISRFLFVAAVAVCSFGLHAKAISILIVDGQNNHNWKAMTPFMKGQLEKTGMYTVAVSTSPQRVNPPRNLTKEQRAKAQKAANELNAKAWNQWNPAFEKYDVVISNYNGQEWPKPVMAAFEKYMREGGRFICVHAANNSFPNWLEYNKMIGLGGWGGRTEKHGPYVYYDETEKLVRDTQKGRGGSHGAQHEFTIKIRDAKHPVTNGMPAEWKHAQDELYDSLRGPADNMQVLATAWSTKSKRHEPMMMVLDYGKGKIFHTPMGHENGVSLQCVGFITTLNRACEWLATGKVTTKIPNSFPTADKVSVLKKK; this comes from the coding sequence ATGAAACTCATTTCCCGATTCCTCTTTGTGGCCGCCGTGGCGGTTTGCTCGTTTGGCCTGCACGCCAAAGCCATTTCCATCCTCATCGTCGATGGCCAGAATAATCATAACTGGAAAGCAATGACGCCGTTCATGAAGGGGCAGCTTGAAAAAACCGGCATGTACACCGTTGCCGTTTCCACCTCACCCCAACGCGTAAACCCTCCGCGCAATCTGACTAAAGAACAACGCGCCAAGGCACAAAAAGCGGCTAATGAACTGAACGCCAAAGCCTGGAATCAATGGAATCCGGCGTTTGAAAAATATGACGTCGTGATCAGCAATTACAACGGGCAAGAATGGCCGAAGCCCGTAATGGCGGCGTTTGAGAAATACATGCGTGAAGGCGGTCGTTTCATTTGCGTGCACGCGGCAAACAATTCATTCCCCAATTGGCTTGAGTATAACAAGATGATCGGCCTCGGTGGTTGGGGCGGACGCACTGAAAAACACGGCCCATACGTCTACTACGACGAAACAGAAAAACTTGTGCGCGACACTCAGAAAGGCCGCGGCGGCAGCCACGGTGCACAGCACGAATTCACCATTAAAATCCGCGACGCCAAGCATCCGGTCACAAATGGAATGCCCGCCGAATGGAAGCACGCACAGGATGAACTCTACGATTCCCTGCGGGGCCCGGCTGATAACATGCAGGTGCTGGCCACCGCATGGAGCACCAAAAGCAAACGCCACGAACCGATGATGATGGTGCTGGATTACGGCAAAGGCAAAATTTTCCACACCCCGATGGGACACGAGAACGGCGTGTCGCTCCAATGCGTCGGCTTCATCACCACGCTCAACCGCGCCTGCGAATGGCTCGCCACGGGAAAAGTGACGACGAAGATCCCCAATAGTTTCCCGACAGCAGACAAGGTGAGTGTGCTGAAAAAGAAATGA
- a CDS encoding terpene cyclase/mutase family protein, which translates to MSGNPGSRASFSPTVTRTPQTIPTFQVVKPNPQPALVANEPGAELAELPPLANPYELRLTPKLRADFVKRQGGGPETEAAVALALEWLKRNQSKNGYWNHRSSHTTAATGAAMLAFLGWGTKHNEPGPYQQTLSRAIDWMLSVEKNGDLRYRGNMYDHGIASIALMEAYNLTKDERLRAPAERILEFTLKAQNPTSGGWRYKPHREDPSEKGDLSISGWQMMILKSARLGGMKVPEEAFTKARKFLDGVGVEGKGFQYRPGWTPSSAMIAEGLFCEQMLSAGVKNAKMEQCLNLIQKQLPSNNRVDYYYWYYGSLAMRQAQGQDWQSWNDKLKPILLGKQIKRGNNRGAWEPEGKNATAAGRVVTTALAALSLEVYYRYLPLYSPELSKADN; encoded by the coding sequence ATGAGCGGCAACCCAGGCAGCCGCGCTTCATTTTCCCCCACGGTCACACGGACGCCACAAACGATTCCCACGTTTCAAGTGGTGAAGCCGAATCCCCAACCCGCTTTGGTGGCAAACGAACCCGGGGCTGAATTGGCCGAATTACCGCCACTGGCGAATCCGTACGAACTGCGCCTCACCCCCAAGCTGCGTGCCGACTTCGTGAAACGCCAAGGCGGTGGCCCTGAAACTGAAGCCGCCGTTGCGCTCGCACTGGAATGGCTCAAACGCAATCAAAGCAAAAATGGCTACTGGAATCATCGCTCCAGTCACACCACCGCCGCCACTGGTGCGGCGATGTTGGCCTTCCTGGGATGGGGCACCAAACACAATGAGCCCGGCCCCTATCAACAAACTCTTTCGCGCGCCATTGACTGGATGTTGAGCGTCGAGAAAAACGGCGATCTGCGCTATCGCGGAAATATGTACGACCACGGCATCGCCTCGATTGCCCTGATGGAAGCATACAACCTGACCAAAGACGAACGCCTACGCGCGCCAGCCGAGCGCATTCTTGAATTCACCCTCAAGGCACAAAACCCAACGTCCGGCGGTTGGCGCTATAAACCCCACCGCGAAGATCCCAGTGAAAAGGGCGACCTCTCCATTAGCGGTTGGCAAATGATGATCCTGAAAAGCGCGCGATTGGGCGGGATGAAAGTTCCTGAAGAAGCCTTCACGAAAGCGCGGAAATTCTTGGATGGAGTCGGCGTTGAGGGAAAAGGATTTCAATATCGCCCTGGCTGGACGCCTTCCTCAGCAATGATTGCTGAAGGATTATTTTGCGAGCAAATGCTGAGCGCCGGGGTTAAGAACGCGAAAATGGAACAGTGCCTCAACCTCATTCAGAAGCAATTGCCCAGCAACAATCGGGTGGACTATTATTATTGGTACTACGGTAGTCTGGCGATGCGTCAGGCCCAAGGTCAGGATTGGCAAAGCTGGAACGACAAGCTGAAACCCATTTTGCTCGGCAAACAAATCAAGCGCGGCAACAACCGCGGCGCCTGGGAGCCGGAAGGCAAAAACGCCACGGCCGCCGGCCGCGTGGTCACCACCGCGTTGGCGGCGCTTTCGTTGGAAGTATATTACCGCTACTTGCCGTTGTACTCGCCGGAGTTGTCCAAAGCGGATAATTAG
- a CDS encoding tetratricopeptide repeat protein, giving the protein MKTPSTNSHATLHWISGVLLTLMVLLPSSTIAAQNKAAEAAYEGAAGLVGLGLWEPAAKGYLEYFKKFPKHEMAGHAHHGLGLCYFNMKDYAAAARELEAAANSRGPNLPNPVGVNLLLGQALMKKVPADFGDAEDAFETSLNSLGFSKSGIFSRSWDEGNVKKWLGENKDAERKQIAADVFLGLIEATYFQSDWKSVLNKAAAFEALIQKTGAEQRVRVFTGEAFERTGNFKAAAEAFALGAKLEGNDASSALFSLGMIRLNQLKDYMGAAKDFKSFTVKFRNNERQPDAAYNEALCYFHSYYTGKDEHLIEAVDRFNAFAKANARHKLADTARFYAGKLQHSQKQWEAALASLEPILGNKEPALSQLVFLVADSHHRLQHWDKSAKLYMAFAKGNETALNADVALHNAGMAFSVLDRPDFDKAIAAYELLEQKCPRSPTLPSARLKLGIIHFNAGRFEKAQEPLDKIPARHPLRADADYFLAWSDLNNRNPAGAAKRFGQLSDGLKKSAPGHRLIPLAKLYQGIAEYERGRFGAAEKILAEFIAEFSEHKMFYEAAFNLGQAQMELKKWGDAIRSYKKVSEDSPLHHRALYQSGRSKRFGGKDAEAIPFYKEFLEQYASHPMANDVAFELAELEFEKGGQNGGDAAVNRLTALLDKKPNPMLRQKTLFKLGIVHFSEKNHEASAEAFEEMLKGPPVGLAIDAAWQAGEARRLVAISQEGDARDKENKAALKNYKSALNAKAPAKAGPARIQELARFQQQALIRIGETEARLEQWPASQKSYEQFIKDNPKHVLIRTAYQGLGWAMQNQEKYPGAIDSLEKAVADGTRDDVAARAQFLLGECYLEMKEFDKAIIEFSKVEALYAFPAWQSKAAYEMAQSFLRQDNRDRARQQFQRLVKTYPDTPAATAAKSQLKRLN; this is encoded by the coding sequence ATGAAAACCCCCTCAACGAACTCTCACGCAACACTTCACTGGATCAGTGGGGTGCTTCTGACACTGATGGTGCTTTTGCCTTCATCCACAATTGCCGCCCAAAACAAGGCAGCCGAAGCCGCTTACGAAGGCGCGGCCGGGTTGGTGGGACTGGGTCTGTGGGAGCCGGCGGCCAAGGGATATCTCGAATATTTTAAAAAATTTCCCAAGCACGAAATGGCGGGCCACGCGCATCACGGACTTGGGCTTTGCTATTTTAATATGAAAGACTACGCGGCAGCCGCGCGGGAATTAGAAGCGGCGGCCAACAGTCGCGGACCAAATCTGCCTAATCCGGTGGGGGTGAATTTATTGTTAGGACAGGCGCTGATGAAAAAAGTGCCGGCTGATTTTGGAGATGCGGAGGACGCGTTTGAAACCAGCCTGAATTCGCTGGGCTTCTCCAAATCTGGAATCTTTAGCCGGTCTTGGGATGAGGGGAATGTTAAGAAATGGCTGGGCGAAAATAAGGATGCAGAGCGGAAGCAAATTGCGGCGGATGTGTTTCTGGGCCTAATAGAGGCGACCTATTTCCAGAGCGACTGGAAATCGGTTCTCAATAAAGCAGCCGCATTTGAAGCGTTGATTCAAAAGACCGGTGCGGAACAACGCGTGCGGGTGTTCACGGGCGAAGCCTTCGAGCGGACAGGGAATTTCAAGGCCGCCGCCGAGGCATTTGCGTTAGGCGCGAAGCTGGAAGGCAATGACGCATCAAGTGCCTTGTTTAGTTTGGGGATGATTCGCCTGAACCAACTCAAAGATTATATGGGTGCGGCGAAGGATTTTAAATCCTTCACGGTCAAATTTAGAAACAATGAAAGGCAACCGGACGCCGCCTACAATGAGGCGCTCTGCTATTTCCACAGTTATTACACTGGAAAAGACGAACACTTAATCGAAGCGGTTGATCGTTTCAATGCGTTTGCCAAGGCCAACGCCCGGCATAAGTTGGCCGATACGGCGCGGTTTTACGCGGGCAAGCTGCAGCATTCGCAGAAGCAATGGGAAGCTGCATTGGCCTCGTTGGAACCGATCCTTGGCAACAAGGAACCGGCGTTGAGCCAGTTGGTATTTCTGGTGGCCGACAGCCATCATCGCCTTCAACATTGGGACAAATCGGCAAAGTTATATATGGCGTTTGCCAAGGGAAACGAAACGGCATTAAACGCTGATGTGGCGTTGCACAACGCGGGGATGGCGTTCTCGGTTCTTGATCGACCGGATTTTGACAAAGCCATCGCGGCGTATGAATTGCTGGAACAAAAATGCCCGCGCAGTCCGACGCTACCCAGCGCGCGATTGAAGCTGGGCATCATTCATTTTAACGCCGGTCGGTTTGAAAAAGCTCAGGAGCCGCTTGATAAAATCCCGGCGCGCCATCCGCTTCGCGCCGATGCGGATTATTTTTTGGCGTGGTCGGATTTGAATAATCGAAATCCTGCCGGGGCTGCGAAACGATTTGGTCAATTGAGTGACGGATTGAAAAAATCAGCACCGGGGCACCGGCTTATCCCGCTCGCCAAATTGTATCAAGGCATCGCCGAATATGAGCGGGGCCGTTTTGGTGCAGCGGAGAAAATTCTGGCCGAATTCATCGCTGAATTTTCAGAGCACAAAATGTTTTACGAAGCCGCCTTCAACCTTGGGCAGGCGCAAATGGAATTGAAAAAGTGGGGCGACGCCATCAGGAGTTACAAGAAGGTGTCGGAGGATTCGCCTTTGCACCATCGGGCCTTATATCAATCCGGCCGAAGCAAGCGCTTTGGCGGCAAGGACGCCGAGGCGATTCCTTTCTACAAGGAGTTTTTAGAGCAATACGCGAGCCACCCAATGGCGAATGATGTGGCCTTTGAACTTGCGGAACTGGAATTTGAAAAAGGCGGCCAGAATGGCGGGGACGCCGCGGTGAATCGGCTCACGGCGTTGTTGGACAAAAAACCCAACCCGATGTTGCGCCAGAAAACTCTGTTTAAGCTGGGGATCGTGCATTTTTCGGAGAAAAACCACGAAGCTTCTGCTGAGGCATTTGAGGAAATGCTAAAGGGTCCGCCGGTGGGCTTGGCCATCGATGCCGCATGGCAAGCGGGCGAAGCGCGGCGGTTGGTGGCGATTTCGCAAGAAGGAGACGCCAGAGACAAAGAGAACAAGGCCGCACTCAAAAATTATAAATCGGCATTGAACGCCAAAGCCCCGGCGAAAGCTGGGCCGGCACGGATACAAGAACTGGCGCGATTCCAGCAACAGGCACTCATTCGAATTGGAGAAACCGAAGCCCGACTGGAACAGTGGCCGGCGTCCCAAAAATCGTACGAACAATTCATTAAGGACAATCCGAAACATGTTTTGATTCGCACGGCTTACCAAGGGCTGGGTTGGGCGATGCAGAATCAGGAAAAGTATCCGGGCGCAATTGACTCCTTGGAGAAAGCCGTGGCCGACGGTACCCGGGATGATGTGGCCGCGCGCGCGCAGTTTCTGCTCGGCGAATGTTATCTGGAGATGAAAGAGTTTGATAAGGCGATCATTGAGTTTTCCAAGGTGGAAGCGCTCTACGCATTTCCCGCCTGGCAATCCAAAGCGGCCTACGAAATGGCACAGTCCTTTTTGCGGCAGGATAATCGGGATCGCGCTCGTCAGCAATTTCAACGCTTAGTGAAAACCTACCCTGACACCCCCGCCGCCACTGCGGCCAAATCCCAACTGAAGCGCCTTAATTAG
- a CDS encoding DUF1080 domain-containing protein — protein sequence MKSGFLFLIGALACADAITAAEHFELLFNGKNFDGWHNVNCGPKTWTIKEGMIHCTGKPIGELRTTRMYENFILELEWRHLKPRGNAGIFVWADAYPAKGQPFHRGVEVQVLENKYGNTRGYTTHGDIFPIHGARMTPVNGRGGQRAFPTENRSKPSPQWNHYRIVCNNGDISLAVNGKVVTRGKAASPRKGYICLESEGSPVQFRNMKIKVLPSTNPKPEEIAEAEAGFHSLYTGIDLAGWIGKGWTANDWRLTTQGGSALRTEKKFASYEMFADFRGNGKEAPFELPNVGALGEMKNLSKGWNRVRVTRRPGSNTIELNGKVVVHEKICESGPLKPAPFILNPKEPTQFANIFVKELK from the coding sequence ATGAAATCCGGTTTCTTATTTTTAATTGGGGCCTTGGCGTGCGCTGATGCCATCACTGCGGCTGAACATTTCGAGCTGCTCTTCAACGGCAAAAATTTTGACGGCTGGCACAATGTCAATTGCGGCCCCAAAACGTGGACGATCAAGGAGGGGATGATTCATTGCACCGGTAAACCCATCGGCGAACTACGCACCACGCGCATGTACGAGAATTTCATTCTCGAGCTCGAATGGCGCCACCTCAAACCGCGCGGCAACGCCGGCATTTTTGTGTGGGCCGATGCCTATCCCGCCAAGGGCCAACCCTTCCATCGCGGCGTGGAAGTGCAGGTGCTTGAAAACAAATATGGCAACACCCGTGGCTACACCACCCACGGCGACATCTTCCCAATCCACGGCGCACGCATGACGCCTGTCAACGGACGTGGTGGCCAACGCGCCTTCCCCACCGAAAACCGCAGCAAACCTTCGCCGCAATGGAACCACTACCGCATCGTGTGCAACAACGGCGACATTTCGCTCGCGGTGAACGGCAAGGTCGTCACGCGTGGCAAGGCGGCGAGTCCGCGCAAGGGTTACATCTGCCTGGAGTCTGAAGGGTCGCCCGTGCAGTTCCGCAATATGAAAATCAAGGTGTTGCCTAGCACGAACCCAAAGCCGGAGGAGATCGCCGAGGCGGAGGCGGGGTTTCATTCACTGTACACCGGCATCGATCTCGCCGGCTGGATAGGCAAAGGCTGGACCGCCAACGACTGGCGCCTCACCACCCAGGGCGGCAGTGCGCTGCGCACGGAAAAGAAATTTGCGAGTTACGAGATGTTTGCCGACTTCCGTGGCAACGGAAAAGAAGCGCCGTTTGAATTGCCCAACGTCGGCGCATTGGGCGAGATGAAAAACCTCTCGAAGGGTTGGAATCGCGTGCGAGTCACCCGCCGCCCGGGTTCGAACACCATCGAGCTGAACGGCAAGGTGGTCGTTCACGAGAAAATTTGCGAGAGCGGGCCGTTAAAGCCTGCCCCGTTTATTCTCAACCCCAAGGAGCCAACGCAGTTCGCCAATATCTTCGTGAAGGAGTTGAAATAA
- a CDS encoding Gfo/Idh/MocA family oxidoreductase, with the protein MKSPTRRKFIQSSSAAALSLPLAARAVGANEKITVGIIGPGGMGNAHLGTLSHNRAVNIAYVCDVDERRTARAKATVEKAKGKAPKAVGDMRRIFEDKAVDAVWIATPDHWHAPATILACDAGKHVYVEKPASHNLREGRLMVEAARRNNRVVQVGTQTRSSEGIREAMELLNDGAIGEVLVAKAWNSQRRGSIGKSKPGTPPAQLDFDTWLGPAPKVAFRPNMLHGIWRWWHDFGTGDMGNDGVHDIDLARWGLGVDTHPSRICAMGGKYVFNDDMQWPDTQNCLFEYEPDKDGRTKQLIFEMRIWSPYKQQGMENGNVFYGTKGMMVLGKKEGWKMYAERNRLVKEGGGGPNLGGHHLNFLACIREGKKPRADIEIGHLSSSLCHLGNIAIRTEEMLHFDPKKEQMVENAKADKLVRREYREHWGTPKGV; encoded by the coding sequence ATGAAATCTCCCACCCGACGCAAATTCATCCAATCCTCCTCCGCCGCCGCCCTGTCGCTGCCGCTGGCGGCCCGCGCAGTCGGGGCCAACGAAAAAATCACCGTCGGCATCATCGGCCCGGGCGGGATGGGCAACGCGCACTTGGGCACCTTAAGCCACAACCGCGCGGTGAACATCGCCTACGTGTGCGATGTGGACGAGCGGCGGACTGCGCGCGCAAAGGCAACCGTTGAAAAAGCCAAGGGCAAGGCGCCCAAGGCAGTGGGCGACATGCGGCGAATCTTCGAGGACAAAGCGGTGGACGCGGTTTGGATTGCCACGCCGGATCATTGGCACGCGCCGGCAACCATCCTCGCCTGCGACGCGGGCAAGCACGTGTACGTCGAAAAACCCGCCAGCCACAATCTGCGCGAAGGTCGGCTGATGGTGGAAGCCGCGCGACGCAACAATCGCGTCGTGCAGGTGGGCACCCAGACGCGCAGCTCCGAGGGCATTCGCGAGGCGATGGAGTTGTTGAATGACGGCGCGATTGGCGAGGTGCTCGTGGCCAAGGCGTGGAACAGCCAACGGCGCGGCAGCATTGGCAAAAGCAAGCCCGGCACGCCGCCCGCGCAGCTGGACTTCGACACGTGGCTCGGGCCGGCGCCGAAGGTGGCGTTTCGGCCGAACATGCTGCACGGCATTTGGCGTTGGTGGCATGACTTTGGTACGGGCGACATGGGCAATGATGGCGTGCACGACATCGACCTCGCCCGCTGGGGGCTGGGCGTGGACACGCACCCGTCACGGATTTGCGCGATGGGCGGCAAGTATGTTTTCAATGACGACATGCAATGGCCGGACACCCAAAACTGCCTGTTCGAGTACGAGCCGGACAAGGACGGGCGGACCAAGCAGTTGATTTTTGAGATGCGCATTTGGTCGCCGTACAAGCAGCAGGGCATGGAGAACGGGAATGTGTTTTACGGCACGAAGGGAATGATGGTGCTGGGCAAGAAGGAAGGCTGGAAGATGTACGCCGAGCGCAACCGCTTGGTGAAGGAAGGCGGCGGCGGGCCGAACTTGGGCGGGCATCATCTCAATTTTCTCGCGTGCATTCGCGAAGGGAAAAAGCCGCGCGCGGACATTGAGATTGGGCACCTTTCCTCAAGCCTCTGCCACCTGGGCAACATCGCCATTAGGACGGAAGAAATGCTGCATTTCGATCCGAAGAAGGAACAGATGGTGGAGAATGCCAAGGCGGACAAGCTCGTGCGGCGGGAGTATCGCGAGCACTGGGGGACGCCGAAAGGGGTTTAA